CGTTAAAATCCATGCGATTTATTCCAAGCGACACACTGCGTGAGTTGATCACTATGCCTGAAGCGATAACGGCAATGCAATCGGCATTTTCTGCATTATCCGATGGGTCGGCTGTTGTGCCGCTTCGAACGACCCTTGACTTTCCCGGTTCCGACGCCCGTGCGCTGATCATGCCGGCTTATCATTCATCATCTCGGTACTTCACGACCAAAATAGTGACGGTATGTCCGACCAATGCCGCGCGCCATCTTCCGCTCATCCACGGTACACTGATCGTTACGGACGGATCCACAGGAAAAACACTGGCACTGATGGATGCAGAGTGGATTACGGCTTTGCGGACTGGTGCGGCTTCCGGACTGGCCACGGAATGGATGGCTCTTCCCGATGCGCATACATTAGGAGTTTTCGGGACAGGTGCGCAGGCCTACGAACAGGTGCGTGGCGTCATGAGTGTACGGAAATTAACACGGATTATTATATTTGGCCGCGATCCCCAAAAAACAACTACGTTTTGTAAAACTGTTTCAAATCAATTTGCAATTCCTTGTTTTCCCGCTCAAGCGCCGCAAGAGGTTTCCCAATGTGATATCCTCTGCTGCGCAACCAATGCGCATAACCCGGTTTTTGAAGATAAGTATCTCACGCACGGTACGCACATCAATGGTATCGGCGCATTCAAACCCGCAATGCGTGAAATACCATCAGCGACTATAGCACGCGCTCGCATTATCGTAGATCAACGCGCATCCGCATGGCGTGAAGCCGGCGACTTGATCCTCGCTCAAAAAGATGGAGTAGTCGCTGAAGATTGCATTGCCGGCGAAATCGGCGAAGTCGTCACGCATAAAACTTCCGGACGTATATCCCGAGAACAAATCACCATCTTCAAGTCCGTAGGTAATGCGATTCAGGATAATGTAATTGCATCCATGGCTTATGAACGTGCCCTCAAAGCGGGAATAGGAACGGAGATTTGAACCTACGATTAGTATTAGAAAACAACTTGTTCATATTCGAAATATATATTTGTTTTGACGTGCCGTAGACCATGACCTCATAATTTCCACATGTAACCAACGCTGATGCTAAAAACATGACCTGTATGACCTATACTTAATGGGTTATTCACGTACGAATAGACCAATTCGGCGAAACCTTTATTCTTATTTATATTTTCGCTCTAGCCTATATGAAAAGACGGGAAGTTATTAGGATTAGAACCTTTCCCACCTTCACCATAATCATGATCTATATTAAATAAGTTATATTTAATTATTCCATACATAACACTTGTTTGTGAGCTGCGCTTCGAGATAATTAATCCGGGGGAAATACCCGAGGCAAGTTTATCCGTTCGTTCAGAATAAAATAAAAAATAATTAGTATAGTTCAGCAAAAGAGACATTTGCATTTTCGAATTATCAGGAGTAACTCTATATTTTAACATTCCTCTTAAGCCAAAATCACAACTTTTTATATTCGCACCCAACACAACTTTAGAGAGTAACACCGGTGCGGCATACCCACTCCACAAACTTGCCCCTACATTTAGGCGGTCACTTATACCATACGATAACCTAGGTTCAAGTATTGCGGGTGTAATCGCTTTTACAAAATGATCTCTTGGTTTTTTTGACCATTCTTCTGGACCACCTGAAGCGCTAGTCAGTACACTGAATTTCCCACGATTTAATGTTTCCGCATCTTGGTGTTCAATTATACTTATACCGCCACAACTAATTTGAGGTAAGGAAAAAATAATTATACAGCATTTAACAATTTTATTCATCGTTGCCCCATTTTAATAGAATATAACCGCATGGTACATAACGGATCGCGACAATCTGCGATGGTGCGGTATAAGGTTTCGAAAATTTCAAACCACTCGTGTCTCGCGCCACGCTGTATGTGAAGTGCGAACTCGATTTATTATTTGACATTATTAAGATTACCCTTAAAATCCCATTTTAAATATTGTACGAGCCCTGAATGAACAGATGGACCGCGAATTATTCGTTGGACTTATCAGTTTTTAATAATTTTGTCCTTACGAAAATCTTGTAAGATGCTTTTCTGAAGAAAAACCCGTCACCTTTAGTGAATACACCATCGGAATAAATGGACATTTAATGCTCCATATTCTATTTTGATAGTTTTGATTGCATATTTGGCTTCCCATATCACTGCATCACTTTTAATCGGTTGCAACATAAATAAAAAAAACTTCTTGTTTCTCTACCGCTAGAAGTGATACTTATGAAGTAGCGCCGGTATATTTATCTGTATACGTTCTAATTCCAATGTTTTCAATTGCAGTATTATCAGATTTTGTATGGTAATAGTCAGCAGTTTCCATACTTAAAATTAGATCTGCACAAACTCGTGTACAATTTCCTCAACTGTTTGACTGATTAATAATCTATTTCCTTCTATAATCTTTAATTCAATTTGGTAGGTATTTAGCATTTCTTCTAATTTTTTTAAACGCACCATGAAATTCCCTATTTATAAACTCTATCTACATGTTTACGGGTACTTTTTTATCAGGTAGATCCCACAATTTCTTTAATTAAGATTTAAAATTACCTCGCGCACAGGAAATAACTAAAAATAGAAATGTAAAAAAAATATTTTTCAAAAGACTTTCAATTTTTAAACGTTCTGTGACGTTTGCATAACTTTTCATAGTATTAGATGCGCCATTGTTCGAGGTATCTTTATCTTTAAACTTTCTACTCTTGGTACTCGCATCTATCTGAACCGAGATATGTCATCAAATATCGCAGTCTGGGGAAACAAATATAGAGCATTTCGATTTCATTGCCGTTATCATGGGGTTATGATCGGCGTATCCGCACTGAATAAAAGTCCAATAGAAATTGACCCTGACCATAAATTTTTTAATTGATTTGCCGAAACTGAGAAAACAAGAGAAGCCTTGGAAGTCAGTTGTTTAGCGCTTGAAATACCCAAAAAAACACCAGTTTGTGGTTTAGCGCTACGTTCTCCACTCAAAATCATCACAACCCCATATCCAAGTTCCGGCGCCAAACGAAAATCATTTCCTTCAGTAATATCTACGGACATACCACCGCTAAAGTTAATTGATTGAGGCATAGCAAATTTTGCACGTTTCCATTTCAAAAAAGCAAAGTCAACAAAAGGATGTAGGCGCCCTGAGGCAGAATACATTTCAATTTCTGGGGAAAAATAACTAACTTCTTTTTCATCAGATTTCAATGTTCCACCGACAATGCTGAATTCGATACCTTCTTTGAAGCTAATCGATAAATATCCTGCTTTTGACGAGGAATTTTTACTTCCATACGCATGAACACCGCCCATACTCATGACAGAACCATCACAATGCGAAACTAGCCGCCTTTGAGCGCTAGAAGGGGTGATTAAGAACTGAAGCAGAGCCGTTAAAAACAATAGTTTTTTCATATTCAACATTCCAAAGGTTACTAAAATGAGGCATCACTCAAAACATCATGCTACAAATGTTGTACCAGTAAACAAGTAAATCCAATCGTCTAATTCTACTTGCTCAACGCGCCACAATGTATTCGAACTGTAAACTCAAATTATTATTTAAAAAACAATCACTTGAAAAATCTTATTTTCTGTGTTCCGCAATCAGTGAGCAAACATCTGTGGTTATGCTATTCAATGCTGCTTTGATTTAGTATCCAAACAATAATCCACATTCAACTGCCTCAACAAATCTGTTTTTATGATTCCTTAATGATATCAATATTTTATGTTTTTTTATCATTAACATTGACTTTTTCTATCTTTCCATAATTCCAAGCCCAAAAGTACTCCCAATATTGGCATTTGATTACCATTAAACGTATATAACTGTAGCGGCATGCTGCAAGTAACTATTATTTGTTAAAACTTTAACCATTCCTTGTAAAAACCTTACTTTCAATACTTCACGAGGAGCATGCGAACAGATGGGTGCGGGTTAGAGACATTACAGATTTATTTATTCATCTCATTTTTTTGCAGCTGTTGCAATATTCAATCCTGGGGCTAAATTAGCACCTATCACAGCTCGTTGCGGCCAATGATTTGGATCTGAACCAATTCATTGTTTTCATAGATTATAAAAAACGCCACGGCTTTCTATACGACTCAATATAATTTGTAATGATAGAATATGAGTTTTGTGCGAACCGGTCTCTTCCAATGGCTTTTCAAGTTGATATAAACACGCCTCAACTTCTTTGTCAAAATCTGGAATTTTAGCTACTGTCGATACAACCCATATAATATTGTCATGCGAAACCATTCGCGAGCGACCAGGCACACTTGCGTTCCATCTTTTAATTTTATTTTCCATTCAATCCTGTCGACAGCAATATATTACTCTATCAATTTAATCAGCTTTTGTTAATTAGTATTGAAGCTAAAAGTCTTCGGTATCCACGGTTCTGTAGCGGAGGTATTTAAAAACTTCAAATCTCTCGCGCCTCACGCCACAGTATCGGCACAATGCGGGTTACAATTATTTGCTAAAATTCTAATCAGTATCTATAAAAATCTTATTATCCATATTCTACGAGCATCGTGCGAACGGATCACTAGAAGATTAGACGCACATCAATTTATTTCAATTTCAATCTCAAACCAATTCCTAGTGCAACATGGTTATATTTTATGTTCATCTTCTCATCCTCAAACTTCCATCGCGCTTTATGCCGTTGATAACCAATATCAAAATTTAAAAAAAAGAAGTTTAAACCCGTAGAAATCCCAAAATATGAACCATCTTTGATCGTTCCTCCCCCTTCATAAGAAACATTATTAGATATTAATGAAACCCCATATTGAAAGCCAAAATACACGTGGTTCATGTGGTCCGATAACTTAATTTGCAGGGCACCATAAAATGGTCTTACGCTAAATTTTCCTCCCCATCTTTTAGTCGCCATTGTGGTACTTTTGCTCATACCGCCACCTATAATAAAATATTTGTTTACCGGAAAGAGCATTTCACCTGAAAATTGTATTGAATGTACTTTCTCAGTTAATGGCTCTTTTAAATCCCAAAAGTTTGTTGACTCTGATATATGTTTTCCATCAATATCTTTTGAGATTCTTAAAAAGATTTCTTGAGCATTGATTGAAGATGCTAAAGATGCGATTAAAAGTGTCGAGATTACTCTATTCATTCTTAGTTTTAAATATAAACATGCAAATTGATGTGCGTCTAACGTTGCCTGTATCTGCGGTGCTGCGGCGTGGGGTATCTGAAAATTTTCGACTATTAGCCCCTCGCACCGCGATATGTGCCGAGACGCGTGCCCAGCTATCGTATCCGGGAGAATCTAATATTACACGTATCGAGATCGCTGCCGCTATCATGGAGTTAGGCGTCTGCACAGCGCTTTTATTTTAAAAATATCACATAAATTAAACTTTGATTCATCAAAATCATTGTACTTATACTCTGCAAAAACAGCAATTTTTTGTTTGCCAACTAAAATACTATCAATATATAATGTATTATTTGTAATACTAAACTCTACTCCTGAATCAAATGTATTTTCTTCGCTATTCCAACTCCTTAATAAACCATTTTCAACTTTATACGAGGTCTCCCCTTCATAATCAATACAATCACCCTCATCATCATAACTCCATTCTTTTTGAGTATCGGCTGTAAACTGCATGTAAAATTCGCCCTCGTAAAGAGACTTGTTTTGCTTGTATAACTTCCATTTTGTATTTGGAATAGATGCAATGTTGTTTTCTTTATCATCACTACAGGCTTGCAAAGCACTAAAAATTATAACGATTGTTGCGAGGCTTTTGATAAGGAACGACTTCATACAATCTCCTAATTTAAAACTATTTATATAGTGGAATTTCGATCATAAATACATTTGAGTATGTGTTTAGTAAATGGATTGGCGGTCAATGCTGCATGACGCCTAACGGTCTCCGGTATCTGCGGTGCTGTGGCGCGAGGTATATGAAAAACTCAAACCTCTCGTACCTCGCTCCACAGTATCGGCACGATGCGAGTTACAATTATCGTTAGAAATCTAATCATTACCTACAAAAACCCTGTTTTCAATAATCTAAGAGCAGCAAGCGAACGGATGGGCCGCGTGTTATTCGAAGACCCGCGTTCACTTTACGAATTATCTTGCCTGATCCACCAACTGCTGAGAATAGGAAGCATCACGATCTGACCCACGGCGGCCCAGACACCCGGTAAAAGTGCGACTTCAAAGTATTCAACAGCGTTTGACTCAGGCACATAAGTCAAGAGAGCACAGACAATAAATGCTATTCTTCCAAAGATTAGACCCATCAATACACAAGCAAACTTATTTATGCTTGTTTTTTCTCGCATCAATCCTATTGACAATCCATATATCATAAGTTCAACCGTCATTGACGGTAAGATACTAGGCAATGGATAACCAGAAACAATATAACTGAGTATTGGTGCAAAAATGCCTGCAATTGTTCCTGCACGCCAACCGTATACCAAGCCAGCTAAAATGATTGGCCAATGCATCGGTAGCATTATTCTTACCGGTGCACCAATGAAATGCATTCCTATTGGCAATAGAACGGCGACCAAAACAAATATGATTTGTAGAGTGTATGCTTTCACTCCTTGCAAAGCTAAGGTCTGTGCTTCACTTGCTGACATGCAATCCTTTCTATCTCTTTTTAGGGATTAAATTGTGTTAAGCGGCTTTCGGATAACGGTCTCCGGTATCCGCGGTGCTGTGGCGCGAGGTACCTGAAAACATAAAATCTCTCGTGCCTCGCGCCACAGTATCGGCATGCTGCGAGTTACAATTATTTATTAGAAGTCTACTCATTACCTATAAAAAGCTTATTTTCAACACTCTACGAGCATCGTGCGAACGGATCACCGGATGGTTATCACCTTCACAAGCCATTAATCCAAATAATAATATCACAAGTAGGTTGGA
This bacterium DNA region includes the following protein-coding sequences:
- a CDS encoding ornithine cyclodeaminase; its protein translation is MRFIPSDTLRELITMPEAITAMQSAFSALSDGSAVVPLRTTLDFPGSDARALIMPAYHSSSRYFTTKIVTVCPTNAARHLPLIHGTLIVTDGSTGKTLALMDAEWITALRTGAASGLATEWMALPDAHTLGVFGTGAQAYEQVRGVMSVRKLTRIIIFGRDPQKTTTFCKTVSNQFAIPCFPAQAPQEVSQCDILCCATNAHNPVFEDKYLTHGTHINGIGAFKPAMREIPSATIARARIIVDQRASAWREAGDLILAQKDGVVAEDCIAGEIGEVVTHKTSGRISREQITIFKSVGNAIQDNVIASMAYERALKAGIGTEI
- a CDS encoding ECF transporter S component codes for the protein MSASEAQTLALQGVKAYTLQIIFVLVAVLLPIGMHFIGAPVRIMLPMHWPIILAGLVYGWRAGTIAGIFAPILSYIVSGYPLPSILPSMTVELMIYGLSIGLMREKTSINKFACVLMGLIFGRIAFIVCALLTYVPESNAVEYFEVALLPGVWAAVGQIVMLPILSSWWIRQDNS